A DNA window from Luteolibacter luteus contains the following coding sequences:
- a CDS encoding AAA family ATPase, with the protein MEYASETEVISAGKHIRSLSAALNQVLFGQEELIDLVLTGVLARGHILLEGLPGLGKTELVKGLSKTLRLETKRVQFTPDLLPGDITGNPVLQEIDGRRAFVFQPGPLFTNIVLADEINRASPKTQSALLEAMQERRVTVLGETHDLPRPFFVLATQNPIELEGTYPLPEAQLDRFLFKLEVMRNNVDTLERIVTQRELGTEPVVDSIMDASTLDEVLNLVRRIYLPDVVANYIARLVDATHPGQSNAARGIRYGASPRAALSLASAAKARALMNERPHASFEDVRFVAPAVLRHRIVLEYNARVEGLTNNDIVRALIEEVPFQGGATPKTLKPVTTA; encoded by the coding sequence ATGGAATACGCCTCCGAAACCGAAGTCATCTCCGCCGGAAAGCACATCCGCTCGCTCTCCGCCGCCCTCAATCAGGTCCTTTTTGGACAGGAGGAGTTGATCGATCTGGTTCTCACCGGGGTCCTCGCCCGCGGCCACATCCTGCTCGAAGGTCTGCCGGGTCTCGGAAAGACGGAACTCGTGAAGGGCCTCTCCAAAACCCTGCGCCTGGAAACCAAGCGCGTGCAGTTCACCCCGGACCTTCTGCCCGGTGACATTACCGGCAACCCCGTCCTTCAGGAAATTGACGGCCGCCGTGCCTTCGTCTTCCAGCCCGGTCCCTTGTTCACAAACATCGTGCTGGCGGACGAAATCAACCGCGCCTCGCCAAAGACCCAGTCCGCCCTGCTCGAAGCCATGCAGGAGCGCCGCGTGACCGTGCTGGGCGAGACCCACGATCTTCCCCGCCCTTTCTTCGTGCTGGCCACGCAGAACCCCATCGAACTGGAAGGCACCTACCCGCTGCCGGAAGCCCAGCTCGACCGCTTCCTCTTCAAGCTCGAGGTGATGCGCAACAACGTGGATACCCTCGAGCGCATCGTGACCCAGCGCGAACTTGGCACGGAGCCGGTGGTGGATTCCATCATGGATGCCTCTACCTTGGATGAAGTTCTCAATCTCGTCCGCCGCATCTATCTGCCGGACGTGGTGGCAAACTACATCGCCCGCTTGGTCGACGCCACGCACCCGGGCCAGAGCAATGCCGCGCGCGGCATCCGCTATGGTGCCAGCCCCCGTGCCGCGCTTTCCCTCGCCTCCGCGGCGAAGGCCCGCGCGCTGATGAACGAGCGCCCGCACGCCTCCTTCGAGGACGTTCGTTTCGTGGCCCCGGCAGTGCTCCGCCACCGCATCGTGCTGGAATACAATGCCCGCGTGGAAGGCCTCACGAACAACGACATCGTCCGCGCCTTGATCGAGGAAGTTCCCTTCCAAGGCGGTGCCACGCCGAAGACCTTGAAGCCGGTCACCACGGCCTGA
- a CDS encoding MBL fold metallo-hydrolase RNA specificity domain-containing protein, which translates to MKLKFCGAAGTTTGSQHLLEINGKRILLDCGLYQGHREESYEVNCKFPHFDPKQIDIVVLSHAHIDHSGNLPNLCKQGFSGNIFATFATRDLCQIMLADSAHIQEQDTEYLNKDRAKDGLPPVKPLYVREDAEKCLRQFVTLGYERPMMISDGVTLTFYDAGHILGAAQVLLEVVDHEDGGKKKRFLFSGDIGRGGNEILRDPAVVRDVDYVLMESTYGGREHSLPTGATDEFGEILNEALARRGKVMIPAFAVERTQAILYILNQLFHTGKLRPVPVYVDSPLAVNATEIFRIHPECFNETVYKFLFEDKNDPFLFPDLHLIRAVNDSKKLNEVEGPCIIISASGMCEAGRIRHHLKNGLDDPRNTVLFVGYCADNTLGRAIRDGRPQVNIFGKPVTVRASIEAVDSFSGHADHSELMDWFHRITGPKKQVWLVHGEPERAASLKAALVNEHDGAIDVAVLGESFEI; encoded by the coding sequence ATGAAACTCAAATTCTGCGGTGCCGCCGGCACCACCACCGGTTCCCAGCACCTGCTTGAGATCAACGGCAAACGCATCCTGCTCGATTGCGGGCTTTATCAGGGACACCGCGAGGAAAGCTACGAGGTGAACTGCAAGTTCCCCCACTTCGATCCGAAGCAGATCGACATCGTGGTCCTCTCCCACGCCCACATCGACCACAGCGGCAATCTTCCCAACCTTTGCAAGCAAGGCTTCAGCGGCAATATCTTCGCCACCTTCGCGACGCGGGACCTCTGCCAGATCATGCTCGCGGACAGCGCGCACATCCAGGAGCAGGACACCGAGTACCTCAACAAGGACCGCGCCAAGGACGGACTGCCTCCGGTGAAGCCACTCTATGTCCGCGAGGATGCGGAAAAATGCCTCCGCCAGTTCGTCACCCTCGGCTACGAGCGCCCAATGATGATCTCGGATGGCGTCACACTTACCTTCTACGACGCCGGTCACATCCTCGGCGCCGCTCAGGTTCTGTTAGAAGTCGTCGACCATGAGGATGGCGGCAAAAAGAAGCGCTTCCTTTTCTCCGGAGACATCGGCCGTGGCGGCAATGAGATCCTGCGTGATCCCGCGGTGGTCCGTGACGTGGATTACGTCCTGATGGAAAGCACCTACGGTGGCCGCGAGCACAGCCTGCCCACCGGAGCCACGGATGAGTTTGGCGAGATCCTGAATGAAGCCCTCGCCCGCCGCGGCAAGGTGATGATCCCCGCCTTCGCCGTCGAGCGCACGCAAGCCATCCTCTACATCCTGAATCAGCTCTTCCACACCGGGAAACTCCGTCCCGTGCCGGTCTATGTGGATAGCCCCCTCGCGGTAAATGCCACCGAGATCTTCCGGATCCATCCGGAATGCTTCAACGAGACCGTCTACAAGTTCCTCTTCGAGGACAAGAACGACCCCTTCCTCTTCCCGGATCTCCACCTGATCCGTGCGGTGAATGATTCGAAAAAACTCAATGAAGTCGAGGGCCCCTGCATCATCATCTCCGCCTCCGGCATGTGCGAGGCAGGCCGCATCCGCCACCACCTGAAAAACGGCTTGGACGACCCGCGGAATACCGTCCTTTTCGTAGGCTACTGCGCGGACAATACCCTCGGACGCGCCATCCGCGATGGCCGTCCCCAAGTGAATATCTTCGGCAAGCCGGTCACCGTCCGAGCCTCCATCGAAGCCGTCGATTCTTTCTCCGGCCACGCCGACCACTCCGAGCTCATGGATTGGTTCCACCGCATCACCGGACCGAAGAAGCAGGTCTGGCTCGTCCACGGGGAGCCGGAGCGCGCCGCATCATTGAAAGCTGCGCTGGTCAACGAACACGACGGAGCCATCGACGTGGCGGTGCTGGGCGAGAGCTTCGAGATCTAG
- a CDS encoding DUF58 domain-containing protein, giving the protein MTQEELSRCHARALAAAGRLRLPLRSRVWKGQAGEFQGAGVGSSLDFQDHRTYVPGDDPRHINWQAYARTGQYTMKLYREEVRPVVDVVLDASESMFFDPQKATRVAELFCFAVESARRSGAATSVHLVRGDSTRPIPAETIAVHRWLDEARTMKSVDPAMPPDFSRIPFRGNAIRVLVSDLLFPGDPDPAIRLLSARQGSPILMVPYLQSEATPEWTGNYEFVDAERKSRHQHRIEPSTLRRYKESYVNHFGLWKNAARRHQCRMARVACEPDLQTSLFAEALPSGALETAN; this is encoded by the coding sequence GTGACCCAGGAAGAACTTTCCCGCTGCCATGCCCGCGCGCTCGCCGCCGCGGGCCGCCTGCGCCTGCCGCTGCGCTCCCGCGTGTGGAAGGGACAGGCCGGTGAGTTCCAAGGTGCGGGGGTGGGCTCCTCGCTCGACTTCCAGGATCACCGCACCTACGTGCCCGGCGACGACCCCCGCCACATCAACTGGCAGGCCTACGCGCGCACGGGCCAATACACGATGAAGCTCTACCGCGAGGAAGTGCGACCGGTGGTGGATGTGGTGCTGGATGCTTCCGAGTCGATGTTCTTCGACCCTCAGAAGGCGACCCGTGTCGCCGAGCTCTTTTGCTTCGCCGTGGAATCGGCACGCCGCTCCGGCGCTGCCACGTCCGTTCACTTGGTCCGCGGCGACTCCACGCGCCCGATCCCCGCGGAGACCATCGCGGTCCATCGCTGGCTGGACGAAGCCCGCACGATGAAATCGGTGGACCCTGCGATGCCGCCGGATTTCTCGCGCATTCCTTTCCGCGGAAATGCGATCCGCGTGCTGGTCTCCGACCTGCTCTTTCCCGGCGATCCGGACCCCGCGATCCGCCTGCTATCCGCACGCCAGGGCAGTCCGATCCTGATGGTACCCTATTTGCAAAGCGAAGCCACGCCGGAGTGGACCGGTAACTATGAATTCGTGGACGCCGAGCGGAAGTCCCGTCACCAGCACCGCATCGAGCCCTCGACGCTGCGACGTTACAAGGAAAGCTACGTGAATCATTTCGGCCTCTGGAAGAACGCCGCACGCCGCCACCAATGTCGCATGGCCCGCGTGGCCTGTGAACCCGACCTGCAGACCTCGCTCTTCGCGGAGGCATTGCCGAGCGGAGCCCTCGAAACCGCGAACTGA
- a CDS encoding BatA domain-containing protein has translation MLTLANPAGLWALLGIPAVLAIHFLQRQAVILPISTLFLLEKTQRESASGRRFDRLMNSVPLWMQLLGVLLLTWLLSEPRYQKDRSTQRVAIVLDSSASMSVKKDRLKERILASLPDLQGPATSLELTLFESLPGLPRLYAGSSPEELSAALDAWKPRSGLTDPSQALRLARSVVSREGIVVYVTDTPIETPPFEARILSIGEPVPNVGFTGVTLAEKEGAKVWQAMVRNYSKQRTTRTWHFEMPDGRRTEPKEVELDAGAIVTLQAAFPENAERANIVLSPDDFTLDDTLPVVLPKPKALSIFAATGGAYEQLSQKMQRSLDATVTVNDAASADLMFLSYDPLDPVTAGTNAVVFVKDETRGGAYLKGGIVAEKHPLIDGLNWQSLLVRETIQLPRRQTDTVLLWQGSRPLIFLRETEATPPTGTEPAAPASRQLCFNFDLRLSNAATQPAFIVMLHRFAEELRAAKVAPASENLETAQPVTFAAKTVTPPVYLETLDLNGKVLKSEELPAAENVHFNAPLDAGFLRARQGDTTLLTASVHFADTREADFNECAPADTLGKSAVAAMERHTEEDHWWRAWFLLLLAALLISWNFTRDREAKKSQTSALNPQGAS, from the coding sequence GTGCTCACCCTCGCCAATCCAGCCGGCCTTTGGGCGCTCCTCGGAATTCCCGCGGTGCTCGCGATCCATTTCCTGCAACGCCAAGCCGTCATCCTGCCGATCTCCACGCTTTTCCTGTTAGAGAAGACCCAGCGTGAATCCGCGAGTGGCCGCCGCTTCGACCGGCTGATGAATTCGGTGCCGCTGTGGATGCAGTTGCTCGGCGTGCTGCTGCTCACCTGGCTGCTCAGCGAGCCGCGCTACCAGAAGGACCGCAGCACCCAGCGCGTGGCCATCGTGCTGGATTCCTCGGCCTCGATGTCCGTGAAGAAGGATCGGCTCAAGGAACGGATCCTTGCCTCTCTGCCCGATCTTCAAGGCCCCGCTACCTCGCTGGAGCTGACACTCTTTGAAAGCCTTCCCGGCCTGCCGCGACTCTACGCGGGATCCTCTCCGGAGGAGCTGTCCGCTGCGCTGGATGCCTGGAAACCGCGCTCCGGCCTGACCGATCCCTCCCAAGCCCTGCGCCTCGCGCGCTCGGTGGTCAGTCGCGAGGGCATCGTGGTTTATGTCACCGACACCCCGATCGAGACGCCGCCCTTCGAGGCACGCATCCTTTCCATCGGGGAACCGGTGCCGAATGTCGGCTTCACCGGTGTGACCTTGGCTGAAAAGGAAGGAGCGAAGGTCTGGCAAGCGATGGTGAGGAACTACTCGAAGCAGCGCACGACCCGGACCTGGCACTTTGAGATGCCGGATGGCCGCCGCACCGAGCCGAAGGAAGTCGAGCTGGACGCGGGAGCCATCGTCACCCTGCAAGCCGCGTTTCCGGAGAATGCGGAGCGCGCGAACATCGTGCTCTCGCCGGATGACTTCACGCTCGATGACACCCTGCCCGTGGTCCTTCCGAAGCCGAAGGCTCTCTCGATCTTCGCCGCCACCGGCGGAGCCTACGAGCAGCTCTCGCAGAAGATGCAGCGCTCTCTGGATGCCACCGTGACGGTGAACGATGCCGCCAGCGCGGACCTGATGTTCCTTTCCTACGATCCGCTCGACCCTGTGACCGCAGGGACGAATGCGGTGGTCTTCGTGAAGGATGAGACCCGCGGCGGAGCCTACTTGAAGGGTGGTATCGTGGCGGAGAAGCATCCCTTGATCGACGGGCTCAATTGGCAATCGCTGCTCGTCCGCGAGACGATCCAGCTCCCACGCCGCCAGACCGATACCGTGCTACTCTGGCAGGGCAGCCGTCCGCTGATCTTCCTGCGTGAAACGGAGGCCACGCCTCCAACTGGAACCGAGCCTGCAGCCCCCGCCTCCCGCCAGCTCTGCTTCAATTTCGACCTCCGCCTTTCGAATGCCGCCACGCAGCCAGCCTTCATCGTGATGCTGCACCGCTTCGCCGAGGAACTGCGCGCGGCAAAGGTGGCCCCGGCCTCGGAGAATCTCGAAACCGCGCAACCCGTGACCTTCGCAGCGAAGACGGTCACTCCTCCCGTCTACCTCGAAACGCTCGACCTCAATGGCAAGGTCCTAAAGAGCGAGGAGCTCCCGGCCGCGGAAAACGTGCACTTCAATGCACCGCTGGACGCCGGCTTCCTGCGCGCCCGCCAAGGGGATACCACCCTGCTCACAGCCAGCGTCCATTTTGCCGATACTCGGGAGGCGGATTTCAATGAATGCGCTCCGGCCGATACCCTCGGAAAATCGGCTGTTGCCGCCATGGAGCGTCACACGGAGGAGGATCACTGGTGGCGCGCTTGGTTTCTGCTACTGCTCGCGGCCCTGCTGATTTCTTGGAATTTCACACGTGATCGGGAGGCTAAGAAGTCCCAGACTTCCGCCTTGAATCCCCAAGGAGCCTCGTGA
- a CDS encoding ABC transporter ATP-binding protein gives MSEAPAIKVHNLYRYFGQLKAVNGISFEIPHGSVCGFVGANGAGKTTTMRILASLDYPTMGVAEICGINVVHHPEEVRRLIGWMPDHFGNYEHMTVLEYLDFYARAFGYHGKERKTRVQEVMEFTDLIPLADRFSNKLSKGMTQRLCLGRALLHDPQVLIMDEPAAGLDPKARVELKHLIRVLAQEGKTIFISSHILSELGEMCDSLLFVNGGRIVHHGDAETLKQGTDSAGGMLYDVQVLGDPQAVADWCVINPHVEFLESRKAGGRIRIETTDPARAAEVLARMVKDGVKITEFHKEQRNLEDAFIDMLGRIDRGEVALPAGPKQQQQLPAFTPPEIPN, from the coding sequence ATGAGCGAAGCTCCCGCCATCAAAGTTCACAATCTCTACCGCTACTTCGGGCAACTGAAGGCGGTGAACGGGATCAGTTTCGAGATCCCCCATGGTTCGGTCTGCGGCTTCGTCGGTGCAAACGGTGCCGGGAAGACCACCACCATGCGCATCCTCGCCTCGCTCGACTATCCCACGATGGGCGTGGCCGAGATCTGCGGGATCAATGTGGTGCACCACCCCGAGGAAGTCCGCCGCCTCATCGGCTGGATGCCCGACCACTTTGGCAACTACGAGCACATGACGGTGCTGGAGTACTTGGACTTCTATGCCCGGGCCTTCGGTTACCATGGCAAGGAACGGAAGACCCGCGTCCAGGAAGTGATGGAATTCACCGACCTCATCCCCCTGGCAGATCGCTTTTCGAACAAGCTCTCAAAGGGCATGACCCAGCGGCTCTGTCTGGGCCGCGCCTTGCTGCACGACCCGCAGGTGCTGATCATGGACGAGCCCGCCGCAGGCCTCGACCCCAAGGCGCGCGTGGAGTTGAAACACTTGATCCGCGTGCTGGCACAGGAAGGGAAGACGATCTTCATCTCCTCCCACATCCTCTCCGAACTCGGTGAGATGTGCGATTCCCTGCTTTTCGTGAATGGCGGGCGTATCGTCCACCATGGGGATGCGGAGACATTGAAGCAAGGCACCGACTCCGCGGGTGGCATGCTCTATGACGTGCAAGTGCTGGGCGATCCCCAAGCCGTGGCAGATTGGTGCGTGATCAACCCGCACGTGGAGTTCCTCGAATCCCGGAAGGCCGGCGGTCGCATCCGCATCGAAACCACCGATCCCGCACGTGCCGCGGAGGTCCTGGCTCGCATGGTCAAGGACGGCGTGAAGATCACGGAGTTCCACAAGGAGCAGCGCAATCTGGAAGACGCCTTCATCGACATGCTTGGCCGCATCGACCGCGGCGAAGTCGCCCTGCCCGCAGGTCCGAAGCAGCAGCAACAGCTTCCCGCCTTCACTCCGCCGGAAATTCCGAACTGA
- a CDS encoding DUF1553 domain-containing protein, which translates to MLSKNCFSCHGPDEHGREGELRLDLEASAHTGGESGDPAIVPGKPDQSLLVKRIFHKSAKKLMPPSDSHKELSEAERELLKRWVEEGAVYEGHWAFQAPVKPELPDGSDANPIDRFVAGKLAKDGLRLSPEADRRTLLRRLSFDLIGLPPTPEELAAFEADTAEGAYERQVDRLLASPHFGEQQAVAWLDGARYADTNGYSIDGGRHQWLWRDWVIKAFNDNKPYDVFLTEQLAGDLLPNANEQQQVASGFNRNNANTHEGGTIAEENLVNYVADRVKTTSELFMGLTMACAQCHDHKFDPVSQRDYYRFFAFFNTADDAAHDGDGGVNSRPSIQARSCLSTPQETETVKAEFEAARAKLAAPDAEGLAAWESENRADLESAGKEFTLLPLVAESATSPNGNPERISIQPDGSVSIAGGDYAAYNVMCRLPLDKGPLQGLRVEFLPTDASQGKLGFSGIGGLEQNLVMSTITTSVSSFPALNVDLNASLPMARISASASQDGYGPEKVRDTTPTNGWAPPTGSTIPQHLTVTFGKPVDPVKSPYLTTELMFNFGGSASPARFRIYAFTGSDDGSPHPEDITAMLRAGADGRTPEQQVRMESYYRAFSPAKAALRYQVAALEERLSVLEQPHSVMVMNTSANPRVTRILDRGVYSSPKEEVKPGTPGSLPVLEEPADRPLNRLDLAHWMTRPDHPLTARVQVNRTWEAFFGKGLASSSADFGIQSTLPVHQDLLDWLATDFVAKGWDMKVLIRGMVTSRTYRQTAVASAELLKKDPRNELLARGPRFRLSAEQIRDQALMVSGLLVDRLGGPSVRPYQPGDLWRQISHYGSSPATSQTFVQDHGEKLYRRSLYTYWKRTLPPVNLAVFDAPNREVCAIGRASTNTPLQALVTLNDPQFVEAARFLAGEIAAGSGSDDQKLSRGFVKVTGRAPVADELAVLRGSLERERERYRSDPSAAAEVLAVGEAPVGKPINPIEHAALTQVCTLLLNLSETLTRP; encoded by the coding sequence GTGCTTTCAAAGAATTGTTTTTCCTGCCACGGACCGGACGAGCACGGGCGGGAGGGGGAGCTGCGCCTTGATCTTGAGGCCTCCGCACATACCGGCGGTGAATCGGGGGATCCGGCGATCGTGCCGGGGAAGCCCGATCAATCCCTGCTGGTGAAGCGCATTTTTCACAAGAGCGCAAAGAAGTTGATGCCGCCCTCGGACAGCCACAAGGAACTCAGCGAGGCCGAGCGGGAGTTGCTGAAGCGCTGGGTGGAGGAGGGCGCGGTTTATGAGGGACACTGGGCTTTCCAAGCGCCGGTGAAGCCGGAATTGCCGGATGGCTCCGATGCGAACCCGATTGATCGATTCGTCGCGGGAAAGCTTGCGAAGGACGGACTGAGGCTTTCTCCGGAAGCTGACCGTCGGACGCTCTTGCGGAGGCTGAGCTTTGATCTTATCGGGCTTCCGCCCACGCCGGAGGAACTCGCCGCTTTCGAGGCGGATACGGCGGAGGGCGCTTACGAACGACAGGTGGATCGCTTGCTGGCATCTCCCCACTTCGGGGAACAGCAGGCGGTGGCATGGCTGGATGGCGCCCGCTATGCGGATACGAATGGCTATTCGATCGACGGTGGACGCCACCAGTGGCTGTGGCGCGATTGGGTGATCAAGGCCTTCAATGATAACAAGCCCTACGACGTCTTCCTAACTGAACAGCTCGCGGGTGATCTGCTGCCGAATGCCAACGAGCAGCAGCAGGTTGCGAGCGGCTTCAACCGCAACAACGCGAACACCCACGAGGGTGGGACGATCGCGGAGGAAAACCTGGTAAACTATGTAGCCGACCGGGTGAAGACCACTTCGGAGCTCTTCATGGGCCTGACGATGGCTTGCGCGCAGTGCCACGATCACAAGTTCGACCCCGTGTCGCAGCGCGATTACTATCGCTTCTTCGCTTTCTTCAATACGGCGGATGATGCCGCACACGATGGCGATGGCGGCGTGAATTCGCGTCCATCGATTCAAGCCCGGAGTTGCTTGTCGACACCCCAGGAAACGGAGACGGTGAAGGCGGAGTTCGAGGCTGCACGAGCCAAGCTGGCCGCACCGGATGCGGAAGGCTTGGCGGCTTGGGAAAGCGAGAATCGCGCGGATCTGGAGAGCGCAGGAAAGGAGTTCACGCTGCTGCCGCTCGTCGCGGAATCCGCTACTTCCCCGAACGGAAATCCCGAACGTATCAGCATCCAGCCGGATGGTTCGGTAAGTATCGCGGGTGGCGACTACGCGGCTTATAATGTGATGTGCCGCCTGCCGCTCGACAAGGGGCCGTTGCAGGGACTGCGCGTGGAGTTTCTTCCGACGGATGCTTCCCAGGGCAAACTGGGCTTCAGCGGTATCGGCGGACTTGAGCAGAATCTGGTGATGAGCACGATCACCACCTCGGTGAGCTCCTTTCCTGCGCTCAATGTGGACTTGAATGCAAGCCTGCCGATGGCACGCATCTCCGCCAGCGCTTCGCAGGACGGCTATGGGCCGGAAAAGGTGCGGGATACCACGCCAACGAATGGCTGGGCTCCGCCAACCGGTTCGACGATACCCCAGCATCTCACGGTGACCTTCGGGAAGCCGGTGGATCCGGTGAAGTCGCCCTATCTGACCACCGAGTTGATGTTCAACTTTGGAGGGAGCGCTTCACCCGCGCGGTTTCGGATCTACGCATTCACGGGCAGTGACGATGGATCACCACATCCGGAAGACATCACGGCGATGCTGCGCGCGGGTGCCGATGGCAGGACCCCGGAACAGCAGGTGCGAATGGAATCGTACTATCGTGCGTTCTCCCCGGCGAAGGCGGCACTGCGTTACCAAGTGGCCGCCTTGGAAGAGCGGCTCTCGGTGCTGGAGCAGCCGCATTCGGTAATGGTGATGAATACCTCCGCGAATCCTCGCGTGACGCGGATTCTCGATCGCGGCGTCTATTCCTCCCCGAAGGAAGAAGTGAAGCCCGGCACGCCCGGATCGCTGCCTGTGTTGGAAGAGCCGGCGGATCGTCCTTTGAATCGTCTCGACCTCGCGCACTGGATGACGCGGCCGGATCACCCGTTGACCGCTCGGGTGCAGGTGAATCGGACTTGGGAAGCCTTCTTCGGAAAGGGGCTGGCCTCATCGTCTGCCGACTTCGGGATACAATCGACGCTGCCGGTACATCAGGATCTTCTGGATTGGCTGGCCACGGACTTCGTGGCGAAGGGATGGGACATGAAGGTGCTGATTCGCGGCATGGTGACCTCCCGGACCTATCGGCAGACTGCCGTGGCATCTGCGGAATTGTTGAAGAAGGATCCTCGCAATGAGTTGCTGGCCCGCGGCCCGCGCTTCCGCCTGAGTGCGGAACAGATCCGGGATCAGGCCTTGATGGTGTCCGGTTTGTTGGTGGATCGCTTGGGCGGACCGAGCGTGAGGCCTTACCAACCCGGTGACTTGTGGCGGCAGATCTCGCATTACGGATCGAGCCCGGCGACTTCGCAGACCTTCGTGCAGGACCATGGTGAGAAGCTCTACCGCCGCTCGCTCTACACATACTGGAAGCGCACGCTACCACCGGTGAATCTGGCAGTCTTCGATGCCCCGAATCGCGAGGTCTGCGCGATCGGCCGAGCTTCAACAAATACGCCGCTGCAGGCGCTGGTGACCTTGAACGATCCGCAATTCGTGGAGGCTGCGCGCTTCCTCGCGGGGGAGATCGCGGCCGGTAGCGGAAGCGATGACCAGAAACTTTCCCGGGGCTTTGTCAAAGTCACCGGACGCGCTCCGGTGGCGGATGAACTCGCGGTGCTCCGCGGTTCGCTCGAGCGGGAACGAGAACGATATCGTAGTGATCCAAGCGCCGCTGCCGAGGTGCTTGCGGTGGGTGAAGCTCCGGTGGGCAAGCCTATCAATCCTATCGAACATGCGGCGCTGACGCAGGTCTGCACGCTTCTCCTGAATCTTTCCGAAACCCTGACCCGTCCTTGA
- a CDS encoding ABC transporter permease, whose protein sequence is MSSSAATTPVATPPPAGPPPMAGKIDDFSDKLSPMLVKELRQGLRAKTFVVVFLALQGLLTFVLLIAMGAASSADGGSVVSSVIFFFYSLAVLVVQPLRGIGTLQNEIRGNTIDLMVLTRMGTWRIVLGKWVAIVSQSALLLAAIAPYLILRYFFGRMELFAELLLMMLVFLGSAVFTALTVGLSALPSILVRGLLPLFIAVWLGGCTIAIIFDNELKRMIDFCTLNQPGSALALIAGVVAAVYGGWSALALGASAIAPMAENHSSIRRIVSLGAVLVVGMVGYFGNFDRETTGPLLLLFAAPAVAIALTEPMNLLPPIVRPFLRLGGMGRIAGRILYPGWAPGVIYTGLLLLVAIACVLIGRASSDGKLSIFLISALGTLLFPAVVLRIFSAKVKNPLAFYLLIMAITIAIAAGIVIGTIESDEDHWVWFFSWIPPVQVVLGSVVSEQFSRDLTAGKVSGLPDFSTIYRIGIATAAICYAFLLTSAFKNFFRIREVEQDALATPDTTVSESTRTHLQQP, encoded by the coding sequence ATGAGCAGCAGTGCCGCCACTACCCCAGTCGCCACGCCGCCACCGGCAGGTCCGCCACCCATGGCCGGGAAGATCGATGACTTCAGCGACAAGCTCTCGCCGATGCTGGTGAAGGAGCTTCGCCAGGGACTCCGCGCGAAAACCTTTGTCGTCGTCTTCCTCGCCTTGCAGGGCTTGCTCACCTTCGTGCTGCTGATCGCGATGGGGGCAGCATCCTCCGCGGATGGCGGCAGCGTCGTCAGCTCGGTGATCTTCTTTTTCTACTCCCTCGCGGTGCTGGTGGTCCAACCGTTGCGAGGTATCGGCACGCTGCAAAATGAGATCCGTGGCAATACGATCGACCTGATGGTGCTGACCCGCATGGGCACCTGGCGTATCGTGCTGGGCAAGTGGGTCGCCATCGTTAGCCAATCCGCGCTGCTGCTCGCCGCGATCGCGCCGTATCTGATCCTGCGCTACTTCTTCGGTCGCATGGAGCTCTTCGCGGAGCTGCTGCTGATGATGCTCGTCTTCCTCGGTTCCGCGGTCTTCACCGCGCTCACGGTAGGTCTCTCCGCACTGCCATCCATTCTCGTGCGCGGACTCCTGCCGCTCTTCATCGCGGTCTGGCTGGGAGGCTGCACCATCGCCATCATCTTCGATAACGAACTGAAGCGGATGATCGATTTCTGCACGCTGAACCAACCGGGTTCGGCGCTCGCACTCATCGCGGGTGTGGTGGCCGCCGTGTATGGCGGCTGGTCAGCACTCGCCCTTGGGGCCTCGGCCATCGCGCCAATGGCGGAGAACCACAGCTCCATTCGCCGGATCGTCTCGCTCGGGGCAGTGCTTGTCGTGGGCATGGTCGGCTACTTCGGGAACTTCGATCGCGAGACCACCGGTCCTCTGCTCTTGCTCTTCGCCGCACCTGCGGTGGCCATCGCGCTGACGGAGCCCATGAACCTCCTGCCACCGATCGTGCGGCCCTTCCTCCGCCTCGGAGGGATGGGCAGAATCGCGGGCCGGATCCTCTATCCGGGGTGGGCTCCAGGAGTGATCTACACCGGACTTCTGCTGCTTGTGGCGATCGCTTGCGTTCTGATCGGTCGTGCCTCTTCGGATGGAAAGTTGAGCATCTTCCTGATTTCCGCCCTCGGCACCCTGCTCTTCCCCGCGGTGGTGCTGCGCATCTTTTCGGCGAAGGTGAAAAACCCGCTCGCCTTTTATCTGCTGATCATGGCCATCACCATCGCGATTGCGGCAGGCATTGTGATCGGCACCATCGAGTCGGACGAGGATCATTGGGTCTGGTTCTTCTCGTGGATCCCGCCGGTGCAGGTCGTACTGGGCTCGGTAGTCTCGGAGCAGTTTTCCCGGGACCTCACGGCAGGCAAAGTTTCCGGCCTGCCGGACTTCAGCACGATTTATAGAATTGGCATCGCAACCGCGGCCATCTGCTACGCTTTCCTGCTGACATCCGCGTTCAAGAACTTCTTCCGCATCCGCGAAGTGGAGCAAGACGCCCTCGCGACTCCGGACACCACCGTTTCCGAAAGCACCCGCACCCATCTCCAGCAGCCGTGA